The Drosophila innubila isolate TH190305 chromosome 3R unlocalized genomic scaffold, UK_Dinn_1.0 2_E_3R, whole genome shotgun sequence genome has a segment encoding these proteins:
- the LOC117789753 gene encoding eukaryotic translation initiation factor 3 subunit F-1, whose translation MSALNLIVRVHPVVLFQVVDAFERRNADSHRVIGTLLGSVDKGVVEVTNCFCVPHKEHDDQVEAELSYALDMYDLNRKVNANESVVGWWATGNEVTNHSSVIHEYYARECNNPVHLTVDTSLQGGRMGLRAYVCIQLGVPGGKTGCMFTPIPVELTSYEPETFGLKLLQKTVGVSPAHRPKTVPPMLDLAQISEASQKLQSLLDLILKYVDDVIAHKVTPDNAVGRQLLDLIHSVPHMSHEQFTQMFNANVRDLLMVITLSQLIKTQLQLNEKLTFLPTA comes from the coding sequence atgTCGGCACTAAATTTAATCGTTCGCGTGCATCCCGTGGTGCTTTTCCAAGTTGTGGACGCGTTTGAGCGCCGCAATGCTGACTCACATCGCGTCATCGGCACACTGCTGGGATCGGTCGACAAGGGAGTCGTCGAGGTTACCAATTGCTTCTGTGTGCCGCACAAAGAGCACGATGATCAGGTGGAGGCTGAGCTGAGCTATGCCCTGGACATGTACGACTTGAACCGTAAGGTTAACGCCAACGAGAGTGTAGTTGGCTGGTGGGCCACTGGCAACGAAGTGACGAACCACAGCTCCGTCATACACGAGTACTATGCTCGCGAGTGCAACAATCCTGTACATTTGACTGTGGACACCTCGCTGCAAGGTGGACGCATGGGACTGCGCGCTTATGTTTGCATTCAGCTCGGTGTGCCCGGCGGCAAGACCGGTTGCATGTTTACCCCCATACCCGTGGAGCTTACCAGCTATGAACCCGAGACATTTGGTTTGAAACTGTTGCAAAAGACGGTAGGCGTGTCACCAGCCCATCGGCCGAAGACCGTCCCACCCATGCTGGATTTGGCACAGATTTCGGAAGCTTCACAGAAACTGCAATCGCTGTTGGACCTCATACTGAAATATGTGGATGATGTTATTGCCCACAAAGTGACACCGGATAACGCTGTTGGACGCCAGCTGCTTGACCTCATCCACTCAGTGCCACACATGTCCCACGAACAGTTCACCCAGATGTTCAACGCTAATGTACGCGACCTCCTGATGGTCATCACACTCTCACAATTGATCAAGACGCAGCTGCAGCTCAACGAGAAACTGACGTTCCTGCCCACAGCTTAG